The stretch of DNA GGACAgtgggggggcaggtgggggcaggtgggTGGCAGAGAGTCGAACCCGCCTTGTGTGTCAGGACCACAGTGGGGTGGCATGGAGGCAGGGGGCTAAGGCAGCTGGAGACAGAGCCCCGTTTCTGGGCAGTTGTGCCCCCGCCGAGGGGGGCCACCCCAAGGAGCTGCCCCTCCACCCGACAGCCCGAGGCCCGCACAGGGCAGGGGCGAAGCGGGCGCTAGCGGTCCTGCTGGAAGTAGAACTTGATGATGGCAACAGGCTCTCCGGGCACGTTGGTGAGGCCGACGGGCTGGTCAGCCTCGGGCGCGGTGCACAGGAACCAGCCGGGGCAGGCGGCCGACTCGAAGCTGGTGGTGGAGCCGCTGTCAGAGCGGATGAAGGTGAAGCGCTGAGCCTGCTCTTTGTTCTTGGCCAGCTCAGCCATGTTGACCTCCTGGAAGCCGAGAGACTGATGAGAGCGGGGGCCGGCCACCAGCAGGAGACCAGACGTTCCAGGCTCCGGGGCTGTCCACCGGCTTTGGGAAACGTGGCCGCGGGCCTGGGCCCAGGGACCTCAGCAGCAGAGGCCCAGCCCAAGGCGGCAGGTGTCCCGACCAGCCGGAGCCtcgggggagggggtggggaaggtggGCAGAGCCCCGGGCAGCCCTCCAGGGGTGGGCAGGCATCTCAGACAAGGGCGCCTGTCCGCTGCGGGGAAGGACACTCGCACCCGTATCCGCGTCCGCACCTGGCCAAGCAGCCCCCAGGCCAGGCAGCCTGTCCACATCGCGTGGGCCGCCATCAGCGGGCGCGTGGGGAGCAGGTTGCAGGCTGGCCGGCCGGAGCGCTCATGCCACGTAGGGTCCGGGACGAGCATCCCGTGGGCAGAGGCTGCTCGCGGCAGGACACAGGCAGGGGCCCCGGCTGACAGGGTGGGGGGGACCTCGCGGGGAGACCCCACCTGGACGCCCACCCCGGCCTCTGCTGAGCGCGGCTGCAGGAGGGACCCCGAGCCGGACTGAGGCGCCGACGCGGCCTTACCTCCAGCCGGAGCCTGGCCTGGCCCCCAGAGCGGACACAGGCCAGGCCCAGCCTGCCCCCGTGGATCCCCAGCAGCAGTGTGTGCGGTTCAGCCGGCACCACCGTGATCCTCTCTGGAAGGGCAGAGGCTGCTCAGGCGCACAGTGGCCACCGGCCCGCAAAGCGGGGGTGACCGAACCCCGCCGCCCCTCGGCACACTCCCATGGCAGCCTCCGCCCCCCGCTACGGCGCCCGTGGGGACAGTTACGAAGGGGTGCCCGGTGGGAGGCCCCACAGCCACACCCGGGCTCGGGCGGGAAGCCCCTCAGGCCTGCACGTAGCAGGAGTACCACGGGAAAGCTGACCCCTGGCCCCGGGCTCACCCCTGGGCCTGGTCTCGTGCCTGGGGGTAGGAGCCCCCTGAGCTTTCCAGCGGCCTGTCTGGGGTACAAGACCCAAGTAGGGTGGGGTTTGCAGGTGGGCACCCCACTCACCTTCCAGTTTAGCGTTGGCGCCCTGCAGGTACCCGGCCACCAGCTGGTTGTCCCTCATGTAGAAGGTCTTCTGGTTTACGTCCCAGATTCTGACAAGCAGAGGGACCCAGCCCGGTGTGGGGGCAGCCTCTGCCAGCCACTCCCCCCACTCCCACACACACAGAGCCCCCGGTCCTCGCCCAGACCCAACGGCATGGGACTTGAGGCAAGACCCACTCGGGCCAGCCTGTAAGGGGGGCTCAGTCCACCCTCCTGCCTCAGTTCTGTCCACACCCTAgcccccagaccccagacccccggcccccagaccccagaccccagaccctagaccccagcccccagccccctggcCCTGAGCCTcccaacccccagcccccagccccacgaCCCCAGAGCCAGTAGAACCTTCCCTCACAACTGTAATGCTCTGTCTGGGTCGTCCATTTAGAGCTGCTCACCCCGTGTCCCTGTTGAACACAGTGGGCTGCGTGTGGCTGAGGACCTGAGTGCTCTAACTTACTCTGGTTTCATTCATTTACACCAGGTTCTCGCAGCATTCGCTCTAGAGGCTTGGAAGGTGCTGGAGCGAGGGCACCTGTGCTGAGGACCCCGAGCTCCTGGCCTTAGGTAGTGACTACCGGCGGGGGGCAGGCCCGTCACGGACCCTCCCCACTGCTCCCGC from Tamandua tetradactyla isolate mTamTet1 chromosome 17, mTamTet1.pri, whole genome shotgun sequence encodes:
- the LOC143660554 gene encoding interleukin-1 receptor antagonist protein-like isoform X2, encoding MAREAVCRPSGKRPCRMQVQVFRIWDVNQKTFYMRDNQLVAGYLQGANAKLEERITVVPAEPHTLLLGIHGGRLGLACVRSGGQARLRLEEVNMAELAKNKEQAQRFTFIRSDSGSTTSFESAACPGWFLCTAPEADQPVGLTNVPGEPVAIIKFYFQQDR
- the LOC143660554 gene encoding interleukin-1 receptor antagonist protein-like isoform X1 — its product is MTTEGVWVWKCAGTSVSLSSRSTQEAVCRPSGKRPCRMQVQVFRIWDVNQKTFYMRDNQLVAGYLQGANAKLEERITVVPAEPHTLLLGIHGGRLGLACVRSGGQARLRLEEVNMAELAKNKEQAQRFTFIRSDSGSTTSFESAACPGWFLCTAPEADQPVGLTNVPGEPVAIIKFYFQQDR
- the LOC143660554 gene encoding interleukin-1 receptor antagonist protein-like isoform X3, which encodes MQVQVFRIWDVNQKTFYMRDNQLVAGYLQGANAKLEERITVVPAEPHTLLLGIHGGRLGLACVRSGGQARLRLEEVNMAELAKNKEQAQRFTFIRSDSGSTTSFESAACPGWFLCTAPEADQPVGLTNVPGEPVAIIKFYFQQDR